The proteins below are encoded in one region of Microbacterium pygmaeum:
- a CDS encoding glycosyltransferase produces the protein MTESIGWYVHHHGRGHLTRLLSIAPHVDADIRCFSSLPRPDMLPFHCTWTMVDRDDEVAGDGGDPRDADPTAGGLLHWAPLGHRGHRGRMSAIVASLADDPVDAFVVDVSVEVTLLVRLLGFRVVLIAQPGARDDSAHHLAFQAATTIVAPWPRSLLEPAHLAAFGNKTVYTGGISRYEARLATPPPTSPRGDDIVVLGGAGGSAVSGGDIASAAQATGRRWHDLGATPDATWSADPWGELTTAGAVVSWAGQNAIADLAAAETPAIVIPQERPFAEQRETARALEQAGLAIVIPEWPERSAWSSLIERATNLRPDWDRWEVRGAAARAARAICETAGGCR, from the coding sequence GTGACGGAGAGCATCGGCTGGTACGTCCATCATCATGGGCGCGGCCACCTCACGCGCCTGCTCAGCATCGCACCGCACGTGGACGCGGACATACGATGTTTCAGCTCGCTCCCTCGACCCGACATGCTGCCGTTTCACTGCACGTGGACGATGGTGGACCGGGACGACGAGGTGGCCGGAGACGGCGGCGATCCGCGGGACGCGGACCCCACAGCTGGAGGGCTGCTGCATTGGGCGCCGCTCGGACACCGAGGGCACCGCGGACGGATGTCGGCGATCGTCGCGTCGCTGGCCGACGATCCCGTCGACGCGTTCGTCGTCGACGTCTCCGTCGAGGTGACCCTCCTGGTCCGGCTCCTCGGCTTCCGGGTCGTGCTGATCGCGCAGCCCGGCGCGCGTGACGATTCGGCGCACCACCTCGCGTTCCAGGCCGCGACGACCATCGTCGCTCCGTGGCCGCGGTCGCTGCTCGAGCCCGCCCACCTCGCGGCGTTCGGCAACAAGACGGTGTACACGGGCGGCATCAGCCGCTACGAGGCGAGACTGGCCACGCCACCGCCGACCAGCCCGCGCGGGGATGACATCGTGGTCCTGGGCGGCGCCGGCGGTAGCGCCGTGTCAGGCGGCGACATCGCTTCCGCAGCGCAGGCGACGGGCCGCCGCTGGCACGATCTCGGGGCCACACCAGATGCGACCTGGTCAGCCGACCCGTGGGGCGAACTCACCACTGCGGGCGCGGTCGTCTCGTGGGCGGGTCAGAACGCGATTGCAGACCTGGCTGCGGCCGAGACGCCCGCCATCGTCATTCCACAGGAGCGGCCGTTCGCCGAGCAACGCGAGACGGCCCGCGCACTCGAACAGGCGGGGCTTGCCATCGTGATCCCGGAGTGGCCGGAGCGTTCTGCATGGTCCTCCCTGATCGAGCGGGCGACGAACCTGCGGCCCGACTGGGACAGGTGGGAGGTGCGCGGCGCGGCGGCGCGCGCTGCTCGGGCGATCTGCGAAACGGCCGGCGGATGCCGGTGA
- a CDS encoding glycosyltransferase family 2 protein — protein MPVRTERRSTAAVSVVTLCSAPRVSHVRNQLAGLAAGHPATRTVVWMGDDEPADLDAERIIRLPPGEHGLRLAAARNAGASVAIADGADLLVFLDADCVPGAHMLGRYRAASAAHPDAVLCGPVTYLPAGTDAADQDTLAALTSPHPARPNPPDGEVLIASASEYPLFWSLSFALTAETWTRTGGFHDGYEGYGAEDTDFAFSLRRDGVPLVWVGGAHAYHQHHPTTSPPWQHLDDILRNGSLFAARWGGWPMTGWLNAFAEAGAVHWDGAQWRRTPDAAHSA, from the coding sequence ATGCCGGTGAGAACCGAGCGCCGGAGCACTGCGGCGGTGTCCGTCGTCACGCTCTGCTCCGCACCGCGAGTGTCGCACGTTCGCAACCAACTGGCCGGCCTCGCGGCCGGTCACCCGGCGACCCGCACCGTGGTCTGGATGGGTGACGACGAGCCGGCCGACCTCGACGCCGAGCGGATCATCCGACTGCCACCCGGAGAGCATGGGCTGCGCCTGGCGGCCGCACGCAACGCTGGAGCTTCCGTTGCCATCGCCGACGGCGCCGACCTGCTCGTGTTCCTCGACGCGGACTGCGTCCCGGGTGCGCACATGCTCGGGCGATACCGCGCCGCGTCCGCGGCCCATCCCGATGCGGTCCTCTGCGGGCCAGTCACATACCTGCCCGCGGGGACGGATGCCGCGGACCAGGACACGCTGGCCGCGCTGACCTCGCCGCATCCGGCGCGGCCGAACCCGCCGGACGGCGAAGTGCTCATCGCGAGTGCGAGCGAATACCCGCTGTTCTGGTCTCTGTCATTCGCGCTCACCGCCGAGACGTGGACGCGAACCGGTGGGTTCCATGACGGCTACGAGGGCTACGGCGCCGAGGACACCGACTTCGCGTTCTCACTGCGGCGTGACGGGGTGCCTCTGGTGTGGGTGGGAGGCGCACACGCCTACCATCAGCACCACCCGACGACCTCCCCGCCCTGGCAGCATCTCGATGACATCCTTCGCAACGGCTCGCTGTTCGCCGCGCGCTGGGGAGGGTGGCCGATGACGGGCTGGCTGAACGCCTTCGCAGAGGCGGGAGCCGTGCACTGGGATGGCGCACAGTGGCGTCGGACGCCCGACGCCGCGCACTCCGCCTAG
- a CDS encoding glycosyltransferase family 4 protein has translation MTRKPRSGGSRKRWLVATTEYAGLTAYTGGIGSHYAALLPALVRGGVDVDLIVFSDAPPLPGADLDGVRLLAFHRTDDQARTVALFDRSRRIRAAYRKGRYDCVFLPEWCALGAGLPGRAPLLTNLATGARLANEISGLGLRDLPRGSRLPVALQIRREARQIRRSAGLIPISTAMLARTESLIGDLPPAIIVRNCIDVDRVQSLSRSAALPAGWPEGSDPIVLFLGRSERRKGVVEAVAAFGRLSERMPRARLVLAGAGGDQRFEPSRAELLDSVPRSARGRVTWLGHVSGGALYRAIREATVVMCPSRWEGFGNVAVEVKAVGTPLIVTSGSGFDDFCVGGVDCLMVPPHDAVHLAAALARVLESPELGASLAGRARAGIVDFAPDAVAADLLGAADTLLRRR, from the coding sequence GTGACCCGGAAACCGCGGAGCGGTGGTTCGCGGAAACGGTGGCTGGTCGCGACCACCGAATACGCGGGTCTCACGGCGTACACCGGCGGGATCGGCAGCCACTACGCAGCGTTGCTTCCGGCGCTCGTGCGGGGCGGCGTCGACGTGGATCTGATCGTCTTCTCGGACGCGCCGCCGCTGCCCGGTGCCGATCTGGACGGCGTCCGCCTGCTCGCATTCCATCGCACCGACGATCAGGCTCGCACGGTCGCCCTCTTCGACCGCTCGCGGCGCATCCGGGCCGCCTACCGGAAGGGGCGATACGACTGCGTCTTCCTGCCGGAGTGGTGTGCGCTCGGGGCCGGTCTGCCCGGGCGGGCACCGCTGCTGACCAATCTCGCCACCGGCGCACGACTGGCGAACGAGATCTCCGGGCTTGGACTGCGCGACCTGCCGCGCGGGAGCCGACTGCCGGTCGCGCTGCAGATCCGACGCGAGGCGCGCCAGATCCGGCGGTCGGCGGGGCTGATCCCGATCTCGACCGCGATGCTCGCGCGCACCGAATCCCTCATCGGCGACCTGCCTCCGGCGATCATCGTGCGCAACTGCATCGACGTCGATCGCGTGCAGTCGCTGTCGCGCAGCGCTGCGCTGCCGGCGGGATGGCCGGAAGGCAGCGATCCGATCGTGCTCTTCCTCGGCCGGTCCGAACGCCGCAAAGGCGTGGTGGAAGCCGTCGCGGCATTCGGCCGGCTTTCGGAACGGATGCCGCGTGCGCGGCTCGTCCTGGCAGGTGCCGGAGGAGATCAGCGGTTCGAGCCGTCGCGCGCCGAACTGCTCGACAGCGTGCCGCGGTCTGCGCGTGGGCGCGTGACGTGGCTCGGGCATGTGTCCGGGGGCGCGCTCTATCGCGCGATCCGAGAGGCGACGGTCGTCATGTGCCCGTCGCGCTGGGAGGGGTTCGGCAACGTAGCCGTCGAGGTGAAGGCCGTCGGCACACCGCTGATCGTGACCTCCGGCAGCGGGTTCGACGACTTCTGTGTCGGCGGTGTCGACTGCCTGATGGTGCCTCCGCACGATGCCGTCCATCTGGCCGCTGCGCTTGCTCGAGTGCTGGAATCGCCCGAACTGGGTGCCTCGCTCGCAGGACGAGCGCGAGCCGGGATCGTCGATTTCGCGCCGGACGCGGTCGCGGCGGACCTGCTCGGCGCAGCCGACACGCTCCTCCGCCGACGCTAG
- a CDS encoding ATP-grasp fold amidoligase family protein encodes MTEAPVPWRERSRLVRALRLWRTRHPRTFREKVRYKMLRDHRALLVTFADKAAVRDHVAQLIGSEYLPEVYAIVDDAADLRDLVLPDAYVVKPTHGSGAAVIVSNTAPPDARLPPTSASWTYRHVRTDSAPREGLIALTQSWLDQLYGQGPNREWAYGYVPRRVIVEAMLTGEDGGIPDDYKFFVFHGTCAFIQVDAGRFGLRTQDFFDAEWRHLALSGGPPWADPPPAKPARLDEMLELAGRLGTGTDFVRVDLYDVGGRIVFGELTSYPAGGDSPFFPESFNAVFGRPWTVPRRYR; translated from the coding sequence ATGACCGAAGCGCCGGTGCCGTGGCGTGAGCGCAGCCGCCTCGTGCGCGCGCTCCGGCTGTGGCGCACCAGGCATCCGCGCACCTTTCGCGAGAAGGTCCGCTACAAGATGCTGCGCGACCACCGTGCGCTGCTCGTCACCTTCGCCGACAAAGCAGCCGTTCGAGATCACGTCGCACAGCTGATCGGCTCCGAATACCTGCCGGAGGTGTACGCGATCGTCGATGATGCCGCCGACCTTCGCGATCTCGTTCTCCCAGACGCCTACGTCGTGAAGCCGACCCACGGCAGTGGCGCGGCCGTGATCGTCTCCAACACCGCCCCGCCGGACGCTCGCCTACCGCCGACATCGGCGAGTTGGACCTACCGTCACGTGCGCACAGACTCGGCGCCGCGCGAAGGACTCATCGCGCTCACCCAGAGCTGGCTCGATCAGCTGTACGGACAGGGGCCGAATCGCGAATGGGCCTACGGGTACGTACCACGTCGTGTGATCGTCGAAGCGATGCTCACCGGGGAGGACGGCGGCATCCCGGATGACTACAAGTTCTTCGTCTTCCACGGGACGTGCGCGTTCATCCAGGTGGACGCCGGACGCTTCGGCCTGCGCACGCAGGACTTCTTCGACGCGGAGTGGCGGCACCTGGCGTTGAGCGGTGGTCCGCCATGGGCCGACCCGCCACCCGCGAAGCCCGCGCGTCTCGACGAGATGCTGGAGCTCGCCGGTCGCTTGGGAACGGGAACGGACTTCGTCCGCGTCGACCTCTACGACGTCGGCGGCAGGATCGTGTTCGGCGAGCTCACCAGCTATCCGGCAGGAGGCGACAGTCCGTTCTTCCCGGAAAGCTTCAACGCGGTCTTCGGACGCCCCTGGACCGTGCCGCGGCGGTACCGGTGA
- a CDS encoding DUF3072 domain-containing protein, translating to MSDTNNSDDVLAAVRPDADPAVKDPSDWVTGDEPMTAAQRSYLDTLAREAGEEISADLTKAEASEHIERLQSETGRSSD from the coding sequence ATGTCAGACACGAACAATTCCGATGACGTTCTCGCTGCAGTCCGGCCGGATGCCGATCCCGCGGTGAAGGACCCGTCGGATTGGGTCACCGGCGACGAGCCGATGACGGCGGCTCAGCGCAGCTATCTCGACACCCTCGCTCGCGAGGCGGGGGAGGAGATCTCCGCCGATCTGACGAAGGCGGAGGCGTCCGAGCACATCGAACGACTGCAGAGCGAGACCGGGCGTTCGTCGGACTGA
- a CDS encoding SDR family oxidoreductase, whose protein sequence is MNQPAQQQEFPGSDQEMDPRPDYGESSYRGSGRLQGKVALITGADSGIGKAVALAYAREGADVAISYLSEHSDAEEAKRFVEHAGQRALLLPGDISDAAHCRDLVARTVSEFGRLDVLVSNAAFQMNRSDLADVPDEEWDFTWATNVDAYFHLVKAALPHLKPGASIIGSSSVQSDQPSPSLLPYAATKAAIASITASLAQMLGERGIRANSVAPGPVWTPLIPSTMPPEAVASFGDQVPLGRPAQPAELAPVYVLLASDEASYVSGARIAVTGGKPIL, encoded by the coding sequence ATGAACCAGCCCGCTCAGCAGCAGGAATTCCCGGGCAGCGATCAGGAGATGGACCCTCGACCGGACTACGGCGAGAGCAGCTACCGCGGATCTGGGCGGCTGCAGGGCAAAGTCGCGCTCATCACGGGCGCAGACAGCGGAATCGGCAAGGCCGTCGCCCTCGCGTATGCACGTGAAGGCGCTGACGTCGCCATCAGCTACCTCAGCGAGCACAGCGATGCCGAGGAGGCGAAGCGGTTCGTCGAGCACGCCGGGCAACGCGCGCTGCTGCTGCCAGGCGACATCTCGGATGCCGCGCACTGCCGCGACCTGGTCGCTCGGACGGTGTCGGAATTCGGACGCCTCGATGTGCTCGTGAGCAACGCCGCCTTTCAGATGAACCGGTCCGACCTTGCAGATGTCCCCGACGAAGAATGGGACTTCACCTGGGCGACGAACGTCGATGCCTACTTCCATCTCGTGAAGGCGGCCCTTCCTCATCTGAAGCCGGGGGCGTCCATCATCGGCTCATCCTCGGTGCAATCCGACCAGCCATCCCCGTCGCTCCTGCCCTACGCCGCCACCAAAGCGGCTATCGCCAGCATCACGGCTTCGCTGGCGCAGATGCTCGGCGAGCGCGGCATCCGCGCCAACAGCGTCGCGCCCGGACCGGTGTGGACTCCCTTGATCCCATCGACGATGCCACCGGAGGCGGTGGCGAGCTTCGGAGATCAAGTTCCCTTGGGTCGACCGGCCCAGCCCGCTGAACTTGCTCCGGTGTACGTTCTGCTCGCCTCCGACGAGGCCAGCTATGTGTCGGGCGCACGCATCGCGGTCACAGGCGGCAAGCCAATCCTCTGA
- a CDS encoding TetR/AcrR family transcriptional regulator C-terminal domain-containing protein gives MTVKVDARNAAESASGRLSRELIVETALAQIDRVGAQSLSMRSLAQELGVEAMSLYRYVRGREDLLEAVIASLMDGLNSRLDPELTQHWQGFLQSLAHEMRMIAVDHPRAFPLIATRHPAAPWLRPPLRSVEVVDTFLTSLIGYGFSDEQAVSAYRSFSSFLLGQLLLESATRGADTAPVEEPIDEGGADIPARDGRVSLDDAPEVRRLRQLLSEDRADEEFEASLEMLIDRLDAELSQ, from the coding sequence ATGACCGTGAAGGTGGATGCGCGGAACGCTGCTGAATCCGCGTCGGGTCGGCTGAGCCGGGAGCTGATCGTGGAGACGGCGCTCGCGCAGATCGATCGCGTGGGTGCGCAGTCGCTGTCGATGCGATCGCTGGCGCAGGAGCTGGGCGTCGAGGCGATGTCGCTCTACCGCTACGTCCGCGGCAGAGAGGACCTGCTGGAGGCGGTGATCGCCTCGCTGATGGACGGCCTGAATTCGAGACTCGATCCCGAATTGACGCAGCACTGGCAGGGCTTCCTGCAGAGCCTCGCCCACGAGATGCGCATGATCGCCGTCGACCACCCTCGCGCCTTCCCGCTGATCGCGACCCGCCACCCCGCTGCCCCATGGCTCCGGCCCCCGCTGCGCAGCGTCGAGGTCGTCGACACCTTCCTCACGTCCCTGATCGGCTACGGATTCTCCGACGAGCAGGCTGTCAGCGCGTATCGCTCGTTCAGCAGCTTCCTCCTCGGACAACTGCTGCTGGAGTCGGCCACCCGCGGGGCTGACACCGCGCCGGTGGAGGAGCCGATCGACGAGGGCGGGGCCGACATTCCTGCGCGAGACGGCCGCGTCAGTCTGGACGACGCGCCCGAAGTGCGCCGGCTCCGGCAGCTGTTGAGCGAGGACCGGGCAGACGAGGAGTTCGAGGCCTCCCTGGAGATGCTGATCGATCGGCTGGATGCGGAACTCAGCCAGTAG
- a CDS encoding DUF7882 family protein — MGQLIYGFGPAIEIDDWGLRHLELVMLTKLRRDESFRFHWDEEPGVAGDLEKPGCHGTLWLSKSSQLYFSYGSALDRPLNGQWLSVLVNAANGNQGLRLLPEPSGTPSAPIPPAARSMQHAPA, encoded by the coding sequence ATGGGTCAGCTGATCTACGGGTTCGGCCCCGCGATCGAGATCGACGACTGGGGACTGCGCCACCTGGAACTGGTCATGCTGACGAAACTGCGTCGCGACGAGAGCTTCCGGTTTCACTGGGACGAGGAACCGGGCGTCGCCGGCGACCTGGAGAAGCCCGGTTGCCACGGCACGCTGTGGCTGTCGAAGAGCTCGCAGCTGTACTTCAGCTACGGCAGCGCGCTGGACCGCCCGCTCAACGGCCAGTGGCTGTCGGTGCTCGTCAACGCCGCGAACGGCAATCAGGGGCTGCGGTTGCTGCCCGAACCTTCCGGAACTCCGTCAGCGCCGATTCCACCCGCGGCTCGATCGATGCAGCACGCGCCGGCGTGA
- a CDS encoding Pr6Pr family membrane protein produces the protein MIQEARVQEPAERVSAGRALAARVWYGSIAVVVGIALIIQLVLVFTGGQDVNSFQPTNDQSLGERLINLFSYFTIQSNLFVLGTSAALALSIHRDGRLWRVLRLDAMLGIIITGLVYDFVLAQLVHPTGWALAATIGFHYISPWATLLGWLIFGPRPRMGWPVLAFAFIWPIAWLVLTFVRGGLTGWWPYPFLDVNLIGLGDSVRNSAVILLIAVGIAALLVILDKRMPALIAERRENAPR, from the coding sequence GTGATTCAGGAAGCTCGCGTGCAAGAGCCGGCTGAGCGGGTGTCAGCCGGGCGCGCCCTGGCGGCGCGCGTATGGTACGGAAGCATCGCCGTGGTGGTCGGCATCGCGCTGATCATTCAGCTCGTGCTCGTGTTCACCGGGGGACAGGACGTGAACTCGTTCCAGCCCACGAATGATCAGAGCCTCGGTGAACGGCTGATCAACCTGTTCAGCTACTTCACGATCCAGAGCAATCTGTTCGTCCTCGGCACCTCCGCTGCGCTCGCCCTCAGCATCCACCGCGACGGTCGGCTCTGGCGCGTGCTGCGCCTGGACGCGATGCTCGGCATCATCATCACCGGATTGGTCTACGACTTCGTGCTCGCGCAGCTCGTGCACCCGACCGGATGGGCGCTGGCTGCGACCATCGGCTTCCACTACATCTCGCCCTGGGCCACGCTGCTCGGCTGGCTCATATTCGGGCCGCGTCCGCGGATGGGGTGGCCGGTGCTGGCATTCGCGTTCATCTGGCCGATCGCGTGGCTCGTGCTCACCTTCGTGCGCGGGGGCCTCACCGGCTGGTGGCCCTACCCGTTCCTCGACGTCAACCTCATCGGGCTGGGCGATTCCGTGCGCAACTCGGCGGTCATCCTGCTGATCGCCGTCGGCATCGCCGCGCTGCTCGTGATCCTCGACAAGCGGATGCCGGCACTCATCGCCGAGCGGCGGGAGAACGCGCCGCGCTGA
- a CDS encoding DUF1206 domain-containing protein yields the protein MSPSTASGSSARAARAAQDSTIFRTLARIGYVVLGILHILIGVISISIATGGGGDADQGGALAQIQQSPAGVVLLWIIVVGLFALAVWQVAEVFLERDPDTKKKWAHRVKYLGTAGAYLAIAATAVVYALGGQSESSESSQTFSAKLLAAPAGVALLVLVGLIVAAIGAAFIVRGITRAFEKHLDLPTGVARRGIVTFGVVGYIAKGIAVGIAGILFVVAALTHDPEAAGGLDAALHALAGLPFGAIILWIVGAGLVTYGLFCFARARYARM from the coding sequence ATGTCCCCGAGCACCGCTTCCGGCTCTTCCGCCCGCGCCGCGCGCGCAGCGCAGGATTCGACGATCTTCCGCACACTGGCGCGGATCGGGTACGTCGTGCTCGGCATCCTGCACATCCTCATCGGCGTGATCTCGATCTCCATCGCGACCGGAGGCGGCGGAGATGCCGACCAGGGGGGTGCGCTGGCGCAGATCCAGCAGAGCCCTGCCGGGGTCGTCCTGCTCTGGATCATCGTGGTGGGGCTGTTCGCCTTGGCCGTCTGGCAGGTGGCTGAGGTGTTCCTCGAGCGGGATCCCGACACCAAGAAGAAGTGGGCTCACCGCGTCAAGTACCTCGGAACGGCCGGGGCCTATCTCGCGATCGCGGCGACGGCGGTCGTCTACGCGCTGGGCGGTCAGTCCGAATCGTCAGAGTCGTCTCAGACGTTCAGCGCGAAGCTGCTGGCGGCGCCGGCCGGGGTCGCCCTCCTCGTGCTGGTCGGGCTCATCGTCGCGGCGATCGGAGCGGCGTTCATCGTGCGCGGCATCACCCGAGCGTTCGAGAAGCACCTGGATCTGCCGACGGGCGTCGCAAGACGGGGCATCGTGACGTTCGGCGTGGTCGGGTACATCGCCAAGGGCATCGCCGTCGGCATCGCCGGCATCCTGTTCGTCGTCGCGGCGCTCACCCACGATCCGGAGGCCGCCGGCGGACTCGACGCCGCGCTGCACGCACTCGCGGGTCTGCCCTTCGGCGCGATCATCCTGTGGATCGTCGGGGCCGGCCTGGTCACCTACGGCCTCTTCTGCTTCGCTCGCGCGCGGTACGCCCGGATGTGA
- a CDS encoding phosphatase PAP2 family protein: protein MAEDAVASVDPADVSEDLGGVEPDGRRGIVLAVAIGAAVAFVTLRLVVSLSGRAPLPIDVWWNDLMVATMSDASILVAWVPAIVGGTIGMAVIGLLLVGVFSVRRRWWDAATIASAVIAIVAIGAPMAAVIARVRPEDSLAESVATSFPSGHTAVATAVAMTLGLLLRRWYVWLLGVLWVLLMMWSRTHLHAHWLSDVVAGMLEGIAIACLVWCAIEALRDRRAARAAATPSPSS from the coding sequence GTGGCTGAAGATGCCGTCGCTTCCGTTGACCCCGCCGACGTCAGCGAAGATCTCGGAGGCGTCGAGCCCGACGGTCGCCGCGGCATCGTCCTGGCTGTCGCGATCGGAGCCGCGGTCGCATTCGTCACCCTGCGCCTCGTCGTCTCGCTCAGCGGTCGCGCCCCCTTGCCGATCGATGTCTGGTGGAACGACCTGATGGTCGCCACGATGAGCGACGCGTCGATTCTGGTCGCGTGGGTTCCGGCCATCGTCGGCGGAACGATCGGGATGGCGGTCATCGGTCTTCTCCTGGTCGGCGTGTTCTCCGTCCGACGCAGGTGGTGGGATGCCGCGACCATCGCCTCCGCCGTGATCGCGATCGTGGCCATCGGAGCGCCGATGGCCGCCGTCATCGCCCGCGTGCGCCCGGAGGATTCGCTCGCCGAGAGCGTCGCCACCTCCTTCCCCTCCGGCCACACCGCGGTGGCGACAGCCGTCGCCATGACCCTGGGGCTCCTGCTGCGTCGCTGGTACGTCTGGCTGCTCGGCGTCCTGTGGGTGCTGCTGATGATGTGGAGTCGCACCCACCTGCACGCACACTGGCTGAGCGACGTGGTCGCCGGAATGCTGGAGGGCATCGCCATCGCCTGCCTGGTCTGGTGCGCCATCGAAGCACTCCGCGATCGCAGAGCCGCGCGCGCCGCCGCCACCCCATCCCCATCATCCTGA
- a CDS encoding serine/threonine-protein kinase, translating into MTPSSDPGSPLIAVRPSATAGGEVLGGRYTLGPRLGEGGMGVVYRAQDRMLRRTVAVKVFRGGPAESARTATEVHLLAGLNHPALVTLYDAHMGEVAPRYLVMEYVDGPTLGERLARGPLSADTVAGMARDLGDALHAVHAAGIVHRDIKPSNVLLRPSTVRGEEFHAKLADFGIAHLIDSTRLTTPGLVVGSAAYLSPEQVSGAGPAPAADIYALGLLLIECLTGRRAFAQTGLNEALIVRLTQDPVIPTSVGNGWGALLTKMTDRDPAKRPTAREVVRAVADLRYADAGPETVAVDPGVIEPEPSTTRVLRPIEPAEPVVENPRLGPHMRWLLAFIAATVIAIVAVVGLIVWNAADLGVVAPSLPMLQEPMHSHLQQLLDAVTP; encoded by the coding sequence ATGACCCCATCGTCTGACCCCGGATCGCCTCTGATCGCCGTCCGTCCGTCCGCAACTGCGGGCGGTGAGGTGCTGGGCGGCAGATACACGCTGGGTCCGCGACTCGGCGAGGGCGGAATGGGCGTGGTGTACCGCGCCCAAGACCGGATGCTCCGACGAACCGTCGCGGTGAAGGTCTTCCGCGGCGGCCCGGCGGAGTCGGCGAGGACGGCGACCGAAGTACATCTGCTCGCCGGGCTCAACCACCCGGCACTCGTCACGCTGTACGACGCGCACATGGGCGAGGTCGCCCCCCGCTACCTCGTCATGGAGTATGTCGACGGCCCGACTCTGGGCGAGCGGCTTGCACGAGGGCCACTGAGCGCCGACACTGTCGCCGGCATGGCACGAGACCTCGGCGATGCGCTGCACGCCGTGCATGCGGCGGGCATCGTGCACCGCGACATCAAACCGTCCAACGTCCTCCTGCGTCCTTCCACGGTTCGCGGAGAAGAGTTCCATGCGAAGCTGGCAGACTTCGGCATCGCCCACTTGATCGATTCCACTCGACTCACCACACCCGGGCTCGTCGTGGGATCGGCGGCATACCTCAGCCCCGAGCAGGTCTCCGGTGCCGGACCAGCGCCCGCGGCCGACATCTACGCCCTCGGACTGCTGCTCATCGAATGCCTCACCGGACGGCGCGCGTTCGCGCAGACAGGCCTCAACGAGGCCCTGATCGTTCGGTTGACGCAAGACCCGGTCATCCCCACCTCCGTCGGGAACGGCTGGGGTGCTCTGCTGACGAAGATGACCGATCGCGACCCGGCGAAGCGACCCACGGCGCGAGAAGTCGTCCGAGCGGTCGCCGACCTGCGATACGCCGACGCCGGCCCGGAAACGGTCGCGGTGGATCCCGGGGTGATCGAGCCCGAACCCTCGACGACGAGGGTGCTGAGGCCCATCGAACCGGCTGAGCCGGTCGTCGAGAACCCTCGACTCGGACCGCACATGCGCTGGCTGCTCGCCTTCATCGCCGCGACGGTGATCGCGATCGTCGCCGTCGTCGGCCTGATCGTCTGGAACGCAGCCGACCTGGGCGTCGTCGCGCCGTCCCTCCCGATGCTGCAGGAACCGATGCACTCCCACCTCCAGCAACTGCTCGATGCGGTCACGCCGTGA
- a CDS encoding DUF6458 family protein, whose protein sequence is MGIGSGIALVVIGAILVFAVNIDTGGFVDLDLIGYILMGAGVVVFLISLVLMMRRRQTESTTRSAVDPATGERVTRRSVRDNDPIV, encoded by the coding sequence ATGGGCATCGGAAGTGGCATCGCGCTGGTCGTCATCGGAGCGATCCTCGTGTTCGCGGTCAACATCGACACCGGCGGCTTCGTCGATCTCGACCTCATCGGCTACATTCTGATGGGCGCCGGCGTGGTCGTGTTCCTGATCAGCCTGGTGCTGATGATGCGCCGTCGGCAGACCGAGTCGACGACCCGTTCTGCAGTGGACCCCGCGACGGGGGAGCGCGTCACGCGGAGAAGCGTCCGCGACAATGACCCCATCGTCTGA